The proteins below are encoded in one region of Penicillium psychrofluorescens genome assembly, chromosome: 4:
- a CDS encoding uncharacterized protein (ID:PFLUO_006574-T1.cds;~source:funannotate) — MKTVLSSQDASSTPVLDQALQNVFGNRGLVRNLNLNQEIHDDVSNMIDREPFASAASTNISRLVKRHVPDLVTFSHSVVDQMPWERESQVTLPDNQDQPVCEVKLFALIRSFVGHITTSILMGEAFAESFPGLLENLWTLDNNFVTLFVGTPRWIPSPGVSAGYAARDRLVHIMSIFSRAFTAWDDGIDPGIELRDLDDVSELVKERMRTFRKLGLSPGASGAAHLSLYWDTIEHTTKIIFWTVLHISSDPALLKDIRTEMFTHTRATRPSRRETGFPIDSPPQLTLDLEKVLKACPMLRACYYEAVRLHSAGISGRKLESDLTLSESAEEASYHMRKGERVMVPHGVYHNDPRYFSNTDQYDPLRFIVTDPESGAKRVNESVLAPFADGLYGSKGNSFNEKEILAVTAAIVSMWEIESATGDGLAVPGHKPTWGAFRPAKDVKVTLKLRV, encoded by the coding sequence atgaagacaGTTTTGTCTTCACAGGACGCATCTAGTACCCCTGTCCTCGACCAGGCACTGCAGAACGTCTTTGGCAATCGCGGACTCGTCCGTAATCTGAATCTGAACCAGGAGATTCATGATGATGTCTCCAATATGATCGACCGAGAGCCATTTGCCAGTGCAGCTAGCACAAATATTTCCCGTTTGGTAAAACGCCATGTCCCCGATTTGGTCACCTTCTCCCACAGTGTGGTTGACCAGATGCCCTGGGAGCGCGAAAGTCAAGTAACACTCCCCGACAATCAGGATCAGCCGGTCTGCGAGGTCAAGCTCTTTGCGCTTATCAGAAGCTTCGTGGGCCACATAACCACCTCCATCCTAATGGGCGAAGCCTTTGCGGAGTCCTTTCCTGGTCTGTTAGAAAACCTTTGGACCCTCGACAACAACTTCGTGACACTATTCGTGGGCACTCCCCGCTGGATTCCATCACCTGGTGTTTCCGCGGGCTATGCAGCGCGGGATCGTCTTGTTCATATAATGTCGATCTTTTCCCGTGCGTTCACTGCATGGGATGATGGGATCGACCCGGGGATTGAACTTCGCGATCTGGACGATGTGTCCGAATTGGTCAAAGAACGAATGCGAACATTTCGAAAGCTGGGGCTGTCTCCCGGGGCTAGCGGTGCAGCACACTTGTCCCTGTACTGGGACACGATAGAGCACACGACGAAGATCATCTTTTGGACCGTCCTCCATATTTCCTCGGATCCTGCGCTCCTCAAAGATATCCGCACAGAGATGTTTACGCACACGAGGGCAACGCGGCCCAGTCGCCGGGAAACTGGATTTCCAATTGATTCACCTCCTCAACTCACTCTAGACCTCGAAAAAGTCCTCAAAGCATGCCCGATGTTGAGAGCATGCTACTACGAGGCTGTGCGTTTGCACTCAGCGGGCATTTCCGGCAGGAAACTAGAATCAGACTTGACCCTGTCCGAgtccgccgaagaagcctCCTACCACATGCGAAAGGGCGAGAGGGTAATGGTGCCGCACGGGGTCTACCACAACGACCCTCGGTATTTTTCAAACACGGACCAGTACGATCCCCTCCGGTTTATCGTGACGGATCCCGAGTCTGGAGCCAAACGAGTAAATGAGAGCGTACTTGCGCCATTTGCGGATGGACTATACGGGTCTAAAGGAAACAGCTTCAATGAGAAGGAAATACTGGCTGTTACTGCGGCGATTGTGTCGATGTGGGAGATTGAATCGGCCACTGGGGACGGCCTCGCCGTTCCAGGGCATAAACCCACCTGGGGGGCTTTTCGACCTGCGAAGGATGTGAAGGTGACATTGAAACTGCGGGTCTGA
- a CDS encoding uncharacterized protein (ID:PFLUO_006573-T1.cds;~source:funannotate): MRPVPFVRAPAARAQMLRPSASVYSARRCPAVGIRCISSIQSGHIKVGENEGILYVNNIFPHRLQWFLRGPLSHIQPFEGLLKRINQPDLAASDPQRIVERALPRGLDLKIKEVVPRYKEGGAFVKYVRSPNVNDEDVQSAIKEHMAKHPIKPWFNPFQRADVDVVRGKPWIEDLYRIPSQTLKVEFLPATPETSAVELTQEALYSLFRPYGKIIDIHPQPSDSKIEPRYAILGFNRPRFSVMARNCMHGFIAGEENGGGKAGTKFKINYERKIKLSVIKDWLLNHPRIVIPAMAALVAAITVIIFDPIRTFFIEMKIKSTLQTSENQVIQWIRKQASKANMAYFGHRRADPRGLAAIWEDRQNDISQVQAWLTETAETFIVIHGPRGSGKRELVLDQALKDHSYKVVIDCKQIQDARGDTAKISRAAAQVGYRPIFSWMNSISSFVDLAAQGMIGTKAGFSETLDAQLSKIWQNAAVAMKRVALAGRRKDDKDFGLTDDEYLEAHPEKRPVVVIDNFVYDSEHAVVLDKMTEWAAGLTTASIAHVIFLTTDTSFAKPLSKALPNQVFHTIGLGDCSPEVGRRFVLSHLDVDATDDGKAPAAKHDKEALSGLDDCIRVLGGRVTDLEFMAHRIEAGETPQAAVDRIVDQSASEILKIFILGTESVAPQWSREQAWHLIKLLAHAEDGCLLYNKILLSDLFKENGEATLRALEQVELISVGSDKGFPRWVKPGKPVYRAAFQRLIENKTLESRLDLLILTQLIGNENKNIHKYEEELQQLGTLPKYPWELTSRIEWLLRKIYDSQSKILKYENESAVLQKALHSAE, encoded by the exons ATGAGACCGGTTCCTTTCGTGCGTGCACCTGCTGCTAGGGCTCAGATGTTGCGCCCTAGTGCCAGCGTCTACTCGGCACGGCGATGTCCTGCAGTCGGGATTCGTtgcatctcctccatccaatcGGGCCACATCAAAGTCGGGGAGAATGAGGGAATTCTCTATGTGAACA ATATTTTCCCGCATCGGCTGCAATGGTTCCTGCGGGGCCCGCTCAGCCATATCCAGCCGTTTGAAGGACTGCTGAAGCGAATCAACCAACCTGACCTGGCTGCATCTGATCCACAGCGCATAGTTGAGCGCGCATTACCCCGGGGCTTGGACCTTAAAATCAAAGAGGTTGTCCCAAGGTATAAAGAAGGCGGCGCATTCGTAAAGTATGTGCGCAGCCCAAACGTCAACGATGAAGATGTCCAATCTGCGATAAAGGAACACATGGCGAAGCATCCCATTAAGCCATGGTTCAATCCATTCCAAAGAGCCGACGTGGACGTTGTACGGGGCAAGCCGTGGATCGAAGACCTTTACCGGATCCCCAGCCAGACCCTGAAGGTGGAATTCTTGCCAGCTACACCGGAGACTTCGGCAGTGGAGCTGACCCAGGAGGCGTTGTACAGCCTCTTTCGTCCATATGGGAAGATCATCGACATACACCCACAGCCTTCTGATTCCAAAATCGAGCCGAGGTATGCGATCTTGGGGTTCAACCGCCCCCGATTCTCGGTTATGGCACGGAATTGCATGCATGGATTTATCGCCGGTGAAGAGAATGGCGGGGGCAAAGCTGGAACCAAGTTCAAGATCAACTACGAGCGCAAGATCAAGCTCTCCGTGATTAAGGACTGGCTCTTGAATCATCCGAGAATCGTCAttccagccatggcggcatTGGTCGCTGCAATTACCGTGATCATCTTTGATCCTATCCGCACATTTTTCATCGAAATGAAGATCAAGTCCACTCTTCAGACATCAGAAAACCAGGTGATCCAGTGGATTCGCAAGCAAGCCAGCAAAGCCAACATGGCCTACTTCGGGCACAGGAGGGCCGACCCTCGTGGTTTGGCAGCGATTTGGGAAGACCGCCAGAATGACATATCCCAGGTGCAAGCCTGGTTGACAGAGACTGCGGAGACTTTTATTGTCATCCACGGCCCCCGTGGCTCGGGGAAACGGGAGTTGGTTCTGGATCAGGCGTTGAAAGATCACAGCTACAAAGTGGTTATCGACTGCAAACAGATCCAAGATGCGAGAGGCGACACAGCCAAAATCTCCCGAGCAGCTGCTCAGGTCGGCTACCGACCCATCTTCTCGTGGATGAACAGTATCAGCAGTTTCGTCGATCTTGCTGCTCAGGGAATGATTGGCACCAAAGCCGGTTTCTCCGAGACGCTCGATGCTCAGCTCAGCAAGATTTGGCAGAATGCAGCAGTGGCAATGAAGCGAGTTGCCCTCGCCGGACGACGCAAGGATGACAAAGACTTTGGCCTCACTGATGATGAATACCTCGAAGCTCATCCCGAGAAAAGGCCCGTCGTCGTGATTGACAATTTTGTCTATGATTCGGAACACGCCGTCGTGCTTGACAAGATGACCGAATGGGCCGCTGGCCTTACAACGGCCAGTATTGCCCATGTGATCTTCCTGACCACGGACACCTCCTTCGCAAAACCCTTGAGCAAAGCTCTTCCAAATCAGGTTTTCCACACCATCGGGTTAGGAGACTGTTCTCCTGAAGTTGGCCGTCGTTTTGTGTTGAGTCACTTGGACGTGGACGCGACCGATGATGGAAAAGCGCCGGCGGCAAAGCACGACAAGGAGGCACTCAGTGGCCTGGATGATTGCATTCGAGTTCTCGGTGGCCGGGTGACAGATCTTGAGTTTATGGCCCATCGAATTGAAGCCGGCGAGACTCCTCAAG CTGCCGTGGACCGCATTGTCGACCAATCAGCCTCAGAAATCTTGAAAATCTTCATCTTGGGAACGGAATCCGTCGCACCGCAGTGGTCTCGTGAACAAGCATGGCATCTCATCAAATTACTCGCCCACGCCGAGGATGGGTGTCTGCTTTACAACAAAATTCTTCTTTCTGATCTGTTCAAGGAGAACGGCGAAGCGACCCTCCGAGCCCTGGAGCAAGTGGAGCTCATCTCCGTAGGGTCGGACAAGGGATTTCCACGATGGGTCAAGCCAGGGAAGCCCGTCTACCGGGCCGCGTTCCAGCGACTAATCGAGAACAAGACACTGGAAAGCCGTCTAGATCTGTTGATTCTCACGCAGTTGATCGGGAATGAGAACAAGAACATCCACAAGTACGAGGAAGAGCTGCAGCAGCTTGGTACCCTGCCAAAATACCCCTGGGAACTCACTTCGAGGATTGAATGGCTTCTGCGTAAGATATACGATTCGCAGTCAAAGATCCTCAAGTATGAGAACGAGAGTGCGGTGCTGCAGAAGGCTTTGCACAGTGCGGAATAA
- a CDS encoding uncharacterized protein (ID:PFLUO_006571-T1.cds;~source:funannotate), whose protein sequence is MGLNLEEIYGKELDDQTPQEYSEYQPKKGYGWAGTLPERQGLYDPEYEKDACGVGFAAHIKGKASHKIVSDARNLLCNMTHRGAVGSDARDGDGAGVMTSIPHKFFIKNFAREVGLDLPPLGQYAVGNLFFKPDEEALKQSIASFEELASSLGLRVLGWREVPRDSTILGPAALSREPIIMQPFVVLKSAYGEGNKPEITDPEKFDERTFEIQLYVLRKRATHVIGLGNWFYLCSLSNRNIIYKGQLSPVQVYQYYHDLVNVDYEGHFALVHSRFSTNTFPSWDRAQPLRWAAHNGEINTLRGNKNWMRAREGVLQSEVFGDELDLLYPVVEDGGSDSAAFDNVLELLMINGVLSLPEAVMIMIPEAWQDNPAMDPAKSAFYEWAACQMEPWDGPALFTFSDGRYCGANLDRNGLRPCRFYVMDDDRIVCASEVGAIDIDPERVVQKGRLQPGKMLLVDTLAGRIIDDSELKQTVAHRQDFASWLDKELLKLPAINQKLLDQKVDLSFTLDDKTIQNDPRLQAFGYSFEQVSLLLGPMAADSKEALGSMGNDAPLACIAQQPRLLYEYFRQLFAQVTNPPIDPIREAVVMSLECYVGPQGNLLEMDASQCHRLLLKSPILTIPEFNALKNINKAHQDWTVRIVDITFEKKKGTAGYLEALDAICDATTEAIQNGDKMIILSDRATSAERVPVSALLATGLVHHHLVRNKWRSLAALVVETAEAREVHHHCVLLGYGADGINPYLALECILKMNRENLIRKDLSDDKVIENYKASCDGGILKVMSKMGISTLQSYKGAQIFEALGIDDSVIDRCFAGTASRIRGITFDLIAQDAFAFHERGYPSREIVEVPGLPESGEYHWRDGGESHINDPVSIANIQDAVRTKNDKSYEAYARAEHEQIKNCTLRGMLDFDFDQRTPIPIDQVEPWTEIVRRFVTGAMSYGSISMESHSTLAVAMNRLGGKSNTGEGGEDPERSRRMENGDTMRSAIKQIASGRFGVTSNYLADADELQIKMAQGAKPGEGGELPGHKVVGPIARTRYSTPGVGLISPPPHHDIYSIEDLKQLIYDLKCSNPRARVSVKLVSEVGVGIVASGVAKAKADHILISGHDGGTGASRWTGIKYAGLPWELGLAETHQTLVLNDLRGRVVVQTDGQIRTGRDLAVACLLGAEEFGFATTPLIAMGCIMMRKCHLNTCPVGIATQDPELRKKFEGSPEHVINFFYYVANEMRAIMAKLGVRTINEMVGRAELLRIRDDIRNQKQERVDLSLILTPAHSLRPGVATYNVRKQDHRLHVRLDNKLIAESELALEKGLPCRIECDIVNTDRGLGATLSYQVSRRYGDAGLPQDTIHANIKGSAGQSFGSFLAPGITLELEGDANDYVGKGLSGGRLIVYPPRGAAFKAEENVIIGNTCLYGATRGTCYFRGLAAERFAVRNSGATAVVEGVGDHGCEYMTGGRVLVLGSTGRNFAAGMSGGIAYVLDVNQDFHSKVNLEMVEVSGIEEPAEVAFVRGLIEDHHHYTGSEMAARILLDFTRALPHFVKVLPTDYKRVMAEEAAKAEAAKKAEFTLPKLPSTPVATESAESEAKKADLLDIEDSISDSKKEKKRSALILDKTRGFMKYGRRSEKYRNPTTRTRDWGELSNRLSEDELKYQSARCMDCGVPFCQSDTGCPISNIIPKWNELVFRDQWQDALNRLLMTNNFPEFTGRVCPAPCEGACVLGINEDPVGIKSIECAIIDRGWEMGWMVPRPPKTRSGKTVAVIGSGPAGLAAADQLNKAGHTVTVYERADRIGGLLMYGIPNMKLDKKVVQRRVDLMAAEGVKLVTNAAVGPDNEVSLQSLRATHDSVIIATGATVARDLKVPGRELDGVHFAMQFLHQNTKSLLDSNLADNAYISAKDKHVVVIGGGDTGNDCIGTSVRHGAKSVTNFELLPQPPPERAGDNPWPQWPRIYRVDYGHSEVKTHMGKDPREYCVMSTEFTDDGSGRVKGINTVRVEWTKSSTGGWDMKTAEGSEQFFPADLVLLSMGFLGPEDRLLGEEIERDPRKNVKTPPGHYSTNIPGVYAAGDCRRGQSLIVWGINEGRQCAREVDAFLSGISSQLPVTGGIVRRPAMDAVPQPAQASVPA, encoded by the exons ATGGGTCTTAACTTGGAAGAAATCTATGGCAAAGAACTAGACGACCAGACTCCCCAGGAGTATTCGGAATACCAGCCAAAGAAAGGCTATGGCTGGGCGGGTACTCTGCCCGAGCGGCAGGGTCTGTATGACCCAGAGTATGAGAAGGATGCCTGCGGTGTAGGCTTTGCAGC TCACATCAAAGGCAAGGCCAGCCACAAGATTGTCAGCGATG CCCGCAATCTGCTGTGCAACATGACCCACCGTGGAGCCGTTGGCTCGGACGCGCGCGACGGTGACGGTGCTGGTGTGATGACCAGCATCCCGCACAAGTTCTTCATCAAGAATTTTGCCCGTGAGGTAGGCCTGGACCTGCCCCCGCTGGGTCAGTATGCCGTCGGCAACCTGTTCTTCAAGCCGGATGAGGAGGCTCTCAAGCAATCCATAGCTAGCTTCGAGGAGCTGGCCTCATCCCTGGGCCTCCGTGTGCTGGGCTGGCGGGAGGTTCCCCGCGACTCCACCATTCTGGGCCCTGCGGCCCTGTCCCGCGAGCCTATTATTATGCAGCCGTTTGTCGTGTTGAAGTCGGCCTACGGCGAGGGCAACAAGCCCGAAATCACGGACCCAGAGAAGTTCGATGAGAGAACCTTTGAGATCCAATTGTACGTGCTGCGGAAGCGTGCAACTCATGTCATTGGCCTAGGCAACTGGTTCTACCTGTGCTCGCTCAGCAACCGCAACATTATCTACAAGGGCCAGCTGTCTCCGGTCCAGGTGTACCAATACTACCATGACCTGGTCAATGTCGACTACGAGGGCCACTTTGCGCTCGTCCATTCCCGTTTCTCCACCAACACCTTTCCCTCCTGGGACCGCGCCCAGCCCCTGCGGTGGGCAGCTCACAACGGTGAGATCAACACGCTGCGAGGAAACAAGAACTGGATGCGCGCGCGGGAGGGTGTCCTGCAGTCCGAAGTGTTCGGTGATGAGCTGGACCTGCTGTATCCCGTcgttgaggatggtggtTCCGACTCGGCGGCTTTCGATAACGTTTTGGAACTGCTGATGATCAACGGCGTTCTTTCGCTGCCCGAGGCTGTCATGATCATGATTCCCGAGGCCTGGCAGGACAACCCGGCCATGGACCCGGCCAAGTCCGCGTTCTATGAGTGGGCTGCTTGCCAGATGGAGCCTTGGGATGGCCCGGCGCTTTTCACCTTCTCCGACGGACGCTACTGCGGTGCCAACCTGGACCGCAATGGTCTGCGTCCGTGCCGTTTCTACGTCATGGATGACGACCGCATTGTTTGTGCCTCGGAGGTCGGCGCTATTGACATCGACCCCGAGCGTGTGGTTCAAAAGGGTCGTCTGCAGCCTGGAAAAATGCTGCTGGTCGACACCTTGGCCGGGCGCATCATTGACGACTCCGAACTGAAACAGACCGTCGCCCACCGACAGGACTTTGCCAGCTGGCTGGACAAGGAGCTCCTGAAGCTGCCCGCAATCaaccagaagctgctggatcaGAAGGTGGACCTGTCCTTCACTCTGGATGACAAAACCATTCAGAATGACCCTCGCCTCCAGGCCTTTGGGTACTCATTTGAGCAGGTCAGCCTGCTCCTCGGGCCCATGGCTGCCGACTCGAAGGAAGCCCTCGGCTCCATGGGTAATGATGCCCCTCTGGCCTGCATTGCTCAACAGCCTCGCCTGCTCTACGAGTACTTCCGTCAGCTCTTTGCGCAGGTTACCAACCCGCCCATTGATCCCATTCGTGAAGCTGTGGTTATGTCCCTTGAGTGTTACGTTGGCCCTCAGGGCAAcctgctggagatggacgCTTCTCAGTGCCACCGTCTGCTCTTGAAGTCCCCCATCTTGACCATCCCGGAGTTCAATGCCCTGAAGAATATCAACAAGGCCCACCAGGACTGGACTGTCCGGATCGTCGATATCACCtttgagaagaagaagggcacTGCTGGTTACCTCGAAGCCCTGGACGCAATTTGCGATGCGACGACCGAGGCCATCCAGAACGGTGACAAGATGATTATTCTCTCGGACCGTGCTACCAGCGCGGAGCGTGTCCCCGTCTCTGCTCTGCTGGCTACCGGTCTGGTGCACCACCACCTGGTTCGCAACAAGTGGCGATCGCTTGCCGCTCTGGTCGTTGAGACCGCCGAGGCTCGTGAGGTGCACCACCACTGCGTCCTGCTCGGCTATGGTGCGGACGGCATCAACCCTTACCTGGCTCTGGAGTGCATTCTCAAGATGAACCGCGAGAACCTGATCCGCAAGGACCTCAGCGACGACAAGGTCATTGAGAACTACAAGGCTTCATGCGATGGTGGCATTCTCAAGGTCATGAGTAAGATGGGTATCTCCACCCTCCAGTCCTACAAGGGTGCCCAGATCTTCGAAGCCCTCGGTATCGATGACAGCGTTATTGACCGCTGCTTCGCTGGGACCGCGAGCCGCATTCGTGGTATCACCTTCGATCTGATTGCTCAGGATGCTTTTGCCTTCCACGAGCGCGGATATCCCTCCCGTGAGATCGTTGAAGTTCCCGGTCTTCCCGAGTCTGGCGAGTACCACTGGCGTGATGGCGGAGAGTCGCACATCAACGACCCTGTCAGCATTGCCAACATACAGGATGCCGTTCGCACCAAGAACGACAAGTCCTACGAGGCCTACGCCCGTGCAGAGCacgagcagatcaagaactGCACCCTGCGCGGTATGCTCGACTTTGATTTCGATCAGCGCACCCCTATCCCAATCGACCAGGTTGAGCCCTGGACCGAGATTGTTCGTCGCTTTGTCACCGGTGCCATGTCCTACGGATCCATCTCCATGGAGTCTCACTCGACCCTGGCTGTTGCCATGAACCGTCTCGGTGGCAAGTCCAACACCGGTGAAGGTGGCGAGGACCCGGAGCGCAGCAGGCGCATGGAAAATGGCGACACCATGCGGTCCGCCATCAAGCAGATTGCCTCTGGCCGGTTTGGTGTGACCTCCAACTATCTCGCGGATGCCGATGAACTGCAGATCAAGATGGCCCAGGGTGCCAAGCCtggtgagggtggtgaacTGCCAGGCCATAAGGTCGTTGGCCCTATTGCCCGCACTCGTTACTCTACTCCCGGTGTCGGTCTCATCTCCCCGCCTCCGCACCACGACATCTACTCGATTGAAGATCTGAAGCAGCTCATCTACGATCTCAAGTGCTCCAACCCCCGCGCTCGTGTATCCGTCAAGCTCGTGTCCGAAGTTGGCGTCGGTATCGTCGCTTCCGGTGtcgccaaggccaaggctgacCACATCCTGATCTCtggtcatgatggtggtACTGGTGCGTCGCGCTGGACGGGTATCAAGTATGCCGGTCTTCCTTGGGAGCTGGGTCTTGCCGAGACTCACCAGACTCTCGTTCTGAACGACCTCCGTGGCCGTGTTGTCGTCCAGACCGACGGTCAAATTCGTACCGGCCGGGACCTCGCCGTCGCCTGTCTCCTTGGAGCCGAGGAATTCGGCTTCGCAACGACCCCTTTGATTGCAATGGGTTGTATTATG ATGAGGAAGTGCCATCTGAACACTTGCCCGGTCGGTATCGCGACTCAGGACCCAGAGCTACGCAAGAAGTTCGAGGGCTCACCTGAACACGTGATTAATTTCTTCTACTATGTCGCCAACGAGATGCGTGCTATCATGGCCAAGCTGGGTGTGCGCACTATCAACGAGATGGTCGGTCGTGCGGAGTTGCTTCGCATCCGTGACGACATCCGGAACCAGAAGCAGGAGCGCGTGGATCTGTCACTGATTTTGACTCCGGCTCACTCGCTGCGTCCTGGCGTTGCTACGTACAACGTCCGCAAGCAGGATCACCGCCTCCACGTCCGTCTTGACAACAAGCTGATTGCCGAGTCCgagttggccttggagaAGGGCCTGCCTTGCCGCATTGAGTGTGACATCGTCAACACTGACCGTGGACTTGGTGCAACGCTCTCCTACCAAGTTAGCCGACGCTATGGCGACGCCGGCCTGCCGCAGGATACCATCCATGCCAACATCAAGGGCTCTGCTGGCCAATCCTTCGGTTCCTTCCTTGCCCCCGGTATCACCCTGGAGCTCGAGGGTGATGCCAACGACTATGTTGGTAAGGGTCTTTCGGGTGGTCGTCTCATTGTCTACCCGCCTCGCGGTGCCGCCttcaaggccgaggagaacgTTATCATTGGTAATACTTGTCTGTACGGTGCTACCCGCGGTACTTGCTACTTCCGTGGTCTCGCTGCTGAGCGGTTTGCTGTCCGCAACTCCGGCGCCACTGCCGTCGTGGAGGGAGTTGGTGACCATGGATGTGAGTACATGACTGGTGGTCGCGTCCTCGTTCTCGGCTCTACTGGCCGCAATTTTGCTGCTGGTATGTCTGGCGGTATCGCCTATGTGCTGGACGTGAACCAGGACTTCCACTCCAAGGTCAacctggagatggttgaAGTTTCTGGTATCGAGGAACCGGCTGAGGTCGCTTTTGTTCGTGGTCTGATTGaggaccaccaccactacaCCGGATCTGAGATGGCGGCCCGTATCCTTCTTGACTTCACCCGTGCCCTCCCTCACTTCGTCAAGGTCCTGCCGACCGACTACAAGCGCGTCAtggccgaagaggccgctAAGGCGgaggctgcgaagaaggcaGAGTTCACTCTCCCCAAGCTCCCCAGCACCCCCGTCGCCACCGAAAGCGCCGAGTCTGAGGCCAAGAAGGCCGACCTTCTAGACATTGAGGACAGCATCAGCGACTCtaagaaagagaagaagcgctCTGCTCTAATCCTGGACAAAACCCGCGGCTTCATGAAGTACGGCCGCCGCAGCGAGAAGTACCGCAACCCAACCACTCGCACCCGTGACTGGGGGGAGCTGTCCAACCGTCTCAGTGAGGATGAGCTTAAGTACCAGTCTGCTCGTTGCATGGACTGTGGTGTTCCTTTCTGCCAGTCTGACACTGGTTGCCCTATCTccaacatcatccccaaGTGGAATGAGCTTGTCTTCCGGGACCAGTGGCAGGATGCCCTTAACCGTCTGCTGATGACCAACAACTTCCCTGAGTTTACTGGTCGTGTCTGCCCCGCTCCTTGCGAGGGTGCCTGTGTTCTGGGCATCAACGAGGACCCCGTCGGCATCAAGTCGATCGAAtgcgccatcatcgaccgCGGCTGGGAAATGGGCTGGATGGTTCCCCGTCCTCCCAAGACCCGCTCTGGCAAGACTGTCGCCGTCATTGGCTCTGGCCctgctggactggctgctgctgatcagCTCAACAAGGCTGGTCACACCGTGACTGTCTACGAGCGTGCCGACCGCATTGGTGGTCTGCTCATGTATGGTATCCCCAACATGAAGCTCGACAAGAAGGTCGTCCAGCGCCGTGTCGACCTCATGGCTGCCGAGGGCGTCAAGCTCGTGACGAACGCTGCTGTTGGTCCCGACAACGAGGTCTCCCTCCAGTCCCTCCGTGCCACCCACGACTCggtcatcatcgccaccgGTGCCACTGTCGCTCGTGACCTCAAGGTTCCTGGCCGTGAGCTGGACGGCGTGCACTTCGCCATGCAGTTCCTGCACCAGAACACCAAGTCCCTGCTGGACTCCAACCTCGCTGACAACGCCTACATCTCCGCCAAGGACAAACACGTTGTTGTCattggtggtggtgataCCGGCAACGACTGTATTGGTACCTCGGTCCGTCACGGTGCCAAGTCCGTCACCAACTTCGAGCTGCTGCCCCAGCCGCCCCCAGAGCGTGCCGGTGACAACCCGTGGCCTCAGTGGCCTCGCATCTACCGTGTCGACTATGGCCACTCCGAAGTCAAGACTCACATGGGCAAGGATCCGCGTGAATACTGTGTCATGTCGACCGAGTTCACGGACGATGGCAGCGGCCGCGTCAAGGGTATCAACACCGTTCGCGTCGAGTGGACCAAGAGCTCCACTGGTGGCTGGGACATGAAGACCGCAGAGGGCAGCGAGCAGTTCTTCCCTGCCGACCTGGTCCTTCTCTCGATGGGCTTCTTGGGACCTGAAGACCGTCTCCTcggcgaggagattgagcgTGACCCTCGCAAGAACGTCAAGACTCCTCCTGGCCACTACTCGACCAACATCCCGGGTGTCTATGCGGCGGGTGACTGCCGACGTGGACAGTCTCTGATTGTCTGGGGTATCAACGAAGGCCGCCAATGTGCGCGAGAAGTGGATGCTTTCCTCAGCGGCATCAGCTCCCAACTGCCTGTCACCGGTGGCATCGTCCGCCGCCCTGCCATGGACGCTGTtccccagcccgcccagGCTTCCGTCCCAGCCTAA
- a CDS encoding uncharacterized protein (ID:PFLUO_006572-T1.cds;~source:funannotate): MGWWWRSSPQQDNVPAASPVPPQAPPKKLTPDEQAELEFSQILADLRQEDAALSKSKSPQPPSTGPDGASDTGAVAAALQSPTSSIAPESLYADTMSCRDAFDYAFFCQSFGGQFVNVYRYGELRSCSEHWDNFWMCMRTRQWPADQKKAAIRDHNRKKAIKYKTGPSSEDVWDVRQEPAPKPFQGDYIALEREMKAEEEAQQQAL; encoded by the coding sequence AtgggctggtggtggcgATCGAGTCCCCAGCAGGACAATGTTCCTGCTGCTTCGCCTGTGCCTCCTCAGGCTCCCCCGAAGAAATTGACCCCGGACGAACAAGCTGAACTGGAATTCAGTCAAATCCTGGCCGACCTCCGACAAGAAGATGCGGCATTGTCCAAGTCAAAGTCGCCACAACCACCATCTACAGGACCAGATGGTGCCTCCGATACTGGCGcagtcgccgccgccctccAATCACCAACCTCGTCCATTGCCCCCGAATCCCTTTACGCCGACACCATGTCCTGTCGCGACGCCTTCGACTACGCCTTTTTCTGCCAGTCCTTCGGCGGCCAGTTTGTCAATGTCTATCGATACGGCGAACTACGATCGTGCAGCGAGCATTGGGATAATTTCTGGATGTGCATGAGAACCCGACAATGGCCCGCTGACCAGAAGAAAGCTGCCATCCGAGACCACAACCGGAAAAAGGCCATCAAGTACAAGACAGGTCCCAGCAGTGAAGATGTCTGGGATGTGCGGCAGGAGCCAGCGCCAAAACCTTTCCAAGGAGACTATATAGCGCTAGAGCGGGAGATGAaagcggaagaagaggcaCAACAACAGGCGCTTTGA